One Desulfovibrio aminophilus DSM 12254 DNA segment encodes these proteins:
- the neuC gene encoding UDP-N-acetylglucosamine 2-epimerase, with translation MRIAVFTGTRAEYGLLRPVLERLRDAPDAELLLLVSGSHLSARHGHTVDEIRGHGFEPDAEITLDLDDDSPQGVARAAAQALAGCAEALARLKPDRLLILGDRYEALACAVAASLCRVPIAHIHGGEVTRGAVDDQFRHALAKLAALHFTACEEYRRRVIQMGERPEAVFNVGSLGVENALTLSLPGRAELEAELQFCLGPEFVLVTFHPVTLDADPAEQARSFFAGLALMLDERPELRAVITGANADAGGGAVDALTHELVGRFPGRILARPSLGQVRYLSAMKHCRCVAGNSSSGVIEAPSFGVPTVNVGSRQDGRVRAASVLDCPAEAEAVALALRRALSGEGAALARSATNPLQKDGTSRRIVDLLISWRGGLEKVFHDILA, from the coding sequence ATGAGGATCGCGGTCTTCACCGGCACCCGCGCCGAATACGGTCTGCTGCGCCCCGTGCTGGAACGGCTGCGCGACGCTCCGGACGCGGAACTCCTTTTGCTCGTCTCCGGCAGCCACCTTTCGGCCCGCCATGGGCATACCGTGGACGAGATCCGGGGGCACGGCTTCGAGCCGGACGCGGAAATCACCCTGGATCTGGACGACGACTCGCCCCAGGGCGTGGCCCGGGCGGCCGCTCAGGCCCTGGCCGGGTGCGCCGAGGCCCTGGCACGACTCAAGCCGGACCGGCTCCTGATCCTTGGCGACCGCTACGAGGCCCTGGCCTGCGCCGTGGCCGCGTCCCTGTGCCGCGTGCCCATCGCCCACATCCACGGCGGCGAGGTGACCCGGGGCGCGGTGGACGATCAGTTCCGCCATGCCCTGGCCAAGCTCGCCGCGCTGCACTTCACGGCCTGCGAGGAGTACCGCCGCCGGGTGATCCAGATGGGTGAGCGGCCGGAAGCGGTCTTCAACGTCGGCTCGCTGGGGGTGGAGAACGCCCTGACCCTGTCTCTGCCGGGACGCGCGGAGTTGGAGGCTGAACTGCAGTTTTGCCTGGGGCCGGAGTTCGTCCTGGTCACGTTTCATCCCGTGACCCTGGACGCCGACCCGGCGGAACAGGCCCGGAGCTTCTTCGCGGGCCTCGCCCTGATGCTGGACGAACGGCCGGAACTGCGGGCCGTGATCACCGGGGCCAACGCGGACGCCGGGGGCGGGGCCGTGGACGCCCTGACCCATGAACTGGTCGGACGTTTCCCCGGCCGCATCCTGGCCCGGCCCTCCCTGGGGCAGGTGCGCTACCTCTCGGCCATGAAGCACTGCCGTTGTGTGGCGGGCAACTCCTCCTCCGGGGTCATCGAGGCCCCGAGCTTCGGCGTACCCACGGTGAACGTGGGCAGCCGCCAGGACGGCCGCGTGCGCGCCGCCTCGGTGCTGGACTGCCCGGCCGAGGCCGAAGCCGTGGCCCTGGCGCTGCGCCGGGCCCTCTCCGGCGAGGGCGCGGCCCTGGCCCGGAGCGCGACGAATCCCCTCCAGAAGGACGGCACGAGCCGCCGCATCGTGGATCTGCTTATCTCCTGGCGCGGGGGGCTGGAAAAGGTCTTTCACGACATCCTCGCCTGA
- a CDS encoding ABC transporter ATP-binding protein: MTTARETLLHADNVSKKFGGILALSEYSLTLRRGDLAGLIGPNGAGKTTAFNVLSGVLAPSGGTLTFDGRDITGFDACRSARAGIARTFQNIRLFQDLTVLDNILVGFHQRMGRGFFATLLHLPSFRRAEAGMERRARELADLLGLADLLGQTAGALPYGDQRRLEIARALATEPKLLLLDEPAAGMNPQETRELADTIRRIHKEFQLTVFLVEHDMHFVMDICEHLQVINYGRLLAEGDPAEVRANPEVVAAYLGSSENKKDWGAAC; this comes from the coding sequence ATGACCACGGCCCGGGAAACGTTGCTCCACGCCGACAACGTGAGCAAGAAGTTCGGGGGCATTCTCGCCCTCTCGGAATACTCGCTGACCCTGCGCAGGGGCGACCTTGCGGGCCTCATCGGCCCCAACGGCGCGGGCAAGACCACGGCCTTCAACGTCCTCTCCGGAGTGCTGGCCCCCAGCGGCGGGACGCTCACCTTCGACGGCCGGGACATCACCGGCTTCGACGCCTGTCGCAGCGCCCGCGCGGGCATCGCGCGCACCTTCCAGAACATCCGCCTGTTCCAGGATCTGACCGTGCTGGACAACATCCTGGTGGGCTTCCATCAGCGCATGGGCCGGGGTTTCTTCGCCACTCTGCTGCATCTGCCGAGTTTCCGTCGGGCCGAGGCCGGGATGGAGCGCCGCGCCAGGGAACTGGCCGACCTCCTGGGCTTGGCCGACCTCTTGGGCCAGACCGCCGGGGCGCTGCCCTACGGCGACCAGCGGCGGCTGGAGATCGCCCGGGCCCTGGCCACGGAGCCCAAGCTCCTCCTCCTGGACGAGCCCGCCGCCGGCATGAATCCTCAGGAAACCCGCGAACTCGCCGACACCATCCGCCGCATCCACAAGGAATTCCAGCTCACCGTCTTTCTCGTCGAGCACGACATGCATTTCGTCATGGATATCTGCGAACACCTGCAGGTCATCAACTACGGCCGTCTGCTGGCCGAGGGCGATCCGGCGGAGGTGCGCGCCAACCCCGAAGTCGTCGCGGCCTATCTCGGCTCCTCGGAGAACAAGAAGGATTGGGGGGCGGCATGCTGA